The following proteins come from a genomic window of Trifolium pratense cultivar HEN17-A07 linkage group LG4, ARS_RC_1.1, whole genome shotgun sequence:
- the LOC123881615 gene encoding L-ascorbate oxidase homolog codes for MRITCFYLLHFVILVLLGVSLVQAEDAYKYFTWTVTYGTLSPLGSPQQVILINGQFPGPQLDLVTNENVVLNLVNKLDQPFLLTWNGIKQRKNSWQDGVLGTNCPIPPNSNYTYKFQAKDQIGTYTYFPSTQLHKAAGGFGALNVYHRSVIAVPYPYPDGDFTLLVGDWYKTSHKALRESLDSGKSLAFPDGLLINGQSHTSINGDQGKTYMFRISNVGMSTSINFRIQGHTLKLVEVEGSHVIQNIYDTLDVHVGQSAAVLVTLNQSPKDYHIVASTRFSRRILTATAVLHYTNSHSPASGPLPSPPAYQYHWSLIQARSFRWNLTANAARPNPQGSYHYGKITPTKTIVLANSAPLINGKLRYAVNKVSYVNPDTPLKLADYFNIPGIFSVNSIQSIPSNGPASVATSVLPTSLHDFIELVFQNDENSMQSWHLDGYDFWVVGYGFGQWTPAKRRIYNLVDALTRHTVQVYPNSWTTILVSLDNKGMWNLRSAIWERQYLGQQLYLRVWNEQQSLYNEYNIPSNVLLCGKAIGHHL; via the exons ATGAGAATCACATGTTTCTATCTGCTGCATTTTGTTATTCTTGTTTTGCTTGGTGTTTCTCTAGTGCAAGCAGAAGATGCATACAAATATTTTACATGGACTGTGACTTATGGAACTCTTTCTCCACTAGGCAGTCCTCAGCAG GTGATTCTGATCAATGGTCAGTTTCCGGGACCTCAACTAGACTTAGTAACTAATGAAAATGTGGTTCTCAATCTTGTCAACAAATTGGACCAACCATTTCTACTCACTTG GAATGGAATTAAACAAAGGAAAAATTCATGGCAAGATGGGGTATTAGGGACCAACTGTCCTATACCTCCAAACTCAAATTACACATACAAGTTTCAGGCTAAGGATCAGATTGGAACCTACACATACTTTCCATCAACTCAATTGCATAAAGCAGCTGGAGGATTTGGAGCACTTAATGTCTATCATAGATCTGTCATCGCAGTGCCTTATCCATACCCGGACGGAGATTTCACGTTACTTGTTGGTGATTGGTACAAGACCAGTCACAAG GCATTAAGAGAGTCTTTAGATTCTGGAAAATCTCTAGCATTTCCTGATGGTCTTCTTATCAATGGCCAATCTCATACATCTATAAATGGTGATCAAG GAAAGACTTACATGTTCAGAATCTCAAATGTGGGAATGTCAACATCAATTAACTTTAGAATTCAAGGACATACCCTTAAACTAGTTGAGGTGGAAGGATCACATGTTATTCAGAACATATATGATACCCTTGATGTGCATGTTGGACAATCAGCTGCTGTTTTGGTAACATTAAATCAATCTCCAAAGGATTATCACATTGTTGCTTCAACAAGATTTTCCAGAAGGATTCTCACAGCAACTGCAGTGTTACATTATACAAACTCTCACTCCCCTGCTTCTGGTCCATTGCCTAGTCCTCCTGCTTATCAATATCATTGGTCTTTGATTCAAGCTAGAAGCTTCAG atGGAATCTAACAGCAAATGCAGCAAGGCCAAACCCACAAGGATCATACCACTATGGAAAAATAACTCCTACAAAGACAATTGTATTAGCCAATTCAGCACCATTAATTAATGGAAAATTACGTTATGCTGTTAACAAGGTTTCCTATGTTAACCCTGATACACCTCTCAAACTTGCCGATTACTTCAACATTCCTGGAATATTCAGTGTGAACTCAATTCAAAGCATTCCTTCTAATGGTCCTGCATCAGTAGCTACCTCTGTATTGCCAACTTCTCTCCATGATTTTATTGAGCTTGTTTTCCAAAATGATGAAAACAGCATGCAATCTTGGCATCTTGATGGTTATGATTTTTGGGTTGTGGG TTATGGTTTCGGCCAGTGGACACCAGCCAAGAGAAGAATCTATAATTTAGTAGATGCTCTAACCAGACACACTGTTCAG GTGTATCCAAACTCTTGGACTACCATATTGGTGTCATTGGACAACAAAGGTATGTGGAACCTGAGGTCTGCAATATGGGAAAGACAGTATCTTGGACAACAACTGTATCTTAGGGTTTGGAATGAACAACAAAGCCTTTATAATGAATATAATATTCCCTCTAATGTATTGCTTTGTGGTAAAGCCATTGGACATCACCTTTAG
- the LOC123922790 gene encoding F-box/kelch-repeat protein At3g23880-like translates to MYLCHRQNDTVCTQPVFELNTNNQPFLPSELIVEILLRLPARSLLQFRFVCKLWKTLISDPKFANKHLLISIADPSMSHQRLAFSDCSYPLNSLFENPSTRVIPDRFNGLENDQNYLLGSCNGFLCIYDPHPYQCNMIMYNPSIGLKSNSSPKIIPSPDWEMLYEGFGYDHVNDKYRVLAVVEHVDGDSDDEDFGELLTKIYTFGEDSWRTIQDLPYAHPIQKYGKYVSGTLNWVAHRWIFPTQYVIISFDLDKETYRDVLLPPTIRDCNDYMCSPSLCVLNDCLCLCFVNRTHLVVWSMKEYRVVESWTKLINIPRDKLIFLNSIDPYSFIDLLFISENGVVLLKVSSSSQLFLYNLNSGVLDHPFISINHDVFDPQIYRENLISPPW, encoded by the coding sequence ATGTATCTCTGCCACCGTCAAAACGACACCGTCTGCACTCAACCGGTGTTCGAACTCAACACCAATAATCAGCCGTTTTTGCCGTCTGAACTCATCGTCGAGATTCTCCTGAGGCTTCCGGCTAGGTCTCTCCTTCAATTTAGGTTCGTCTGTAAGTTATGGAAAACCCTAATTTCAGATCCCAAATTTGCAAACAAACATCTTCTCATCTCAATTGCGGATCCAAGCATGAGCCACCAACGATTAGCCTTTAGCGATTGTTCTTACCCTTTGAATTCATTATTCGAAAACCCATCAACCCGTGTTATACCAGATAGATTCAACGGCTTGGAAAACGACCAGAATTATCTTTTAGGTTCATGCAATGGTTTCTTGTGTATTTATGATCCTCATCCTTATCAATGTAATATGATAATGTATAACCCTTCTATCGGTTTGAAATCCAATAGTTCTCCCAAAATTATTCCTTCGCCTGATTGGGAGATGCTGTATGAGGGCTTTGGCTATGATCATGTTAATGACAAGTACAGGGTGTTAGCAGTTGTGGAACATGTTGATGGCGATTCTGACGATGAAGATTTCGGTGAATTATTGACCAAAATTTATACCTTTGGTGAAGATTCTTGGAGGACAATTCAGGATTTACCCTATGCTCATCCTATCCAGAAGTACGGAAAATATGTGAGCGGCACTCTGAATTGGGTTGCTCATAGATGGATTTTCCCAACACAATATGTGATTATTTCTTTTGATCTGGATAAGGAGACTTACCGGGATGTGTTGCTGCCTCCAACTATTCGTGACTGCAACGACTACATGTGCAGTCCTTCGCTCTGTGTTTTGAATGATTGTCTTTGCTTGTGTTTTGTCAACAGAACTCATTTGGTTGTGTGGTCGATGAAAGAGTACCGAGTTGTTGAGTCCTGGACTAAATTGATCAACATCCCTCGTGACAAGTTAATCTTCTTGAATTCTATAGATCCATATTCTTTTATTGACCTATTGTTCATTTCAGAAAATGGTGTTGTTCTTCTAAAGGTGTCTTCCTCTTCCCAACTTTTCCTATATAACTTAAATAGTGGTGTGTTGGATCATCCCTTTATAAGTATCAACCATGATGTGTTTGATCCTCAGATTTATCGTGAGAATCTAATATCACCGCCATGGTAA